In Desulfopila inferna, a single window of DNA contains:
- the gyrB gene encoding DNA topoisomerase (ATP-hydrolyzing) subunit B encodes MTEEKSKYSAENIKVLDGLEAVRKRPSMYIGNTALEGLHHLIWEVVDNSIDEALAGYCKRIRVTIHEDNAVSVEDDGRGIPVEPHPTEKISALELVMTTLHAGGKFDHSTYKVSGGLHGVGVSVVNALSIEASAKIKRNGSAYLQNYERGQKIGDVEVIGSTDKTGTLIKFKADPEIFTETTSYDYELVKNRLRELAFLNKNIRIYLKDERTGAEDKFHAEGGINSYVEYLNRKRTPLIPEPIYIRGEKDDVIVEISLQYFDGYSERLFSFVNNINTREGGSHVAGFRSALTKCINRYASDDIIPKNLREKMGGDDVREGLTCVISVHVPNPQFEGQTKTKLGNSEVKWIVDSICTEKLVLFLEQNPQIAKKILTKAVEAARAREAAKRARDLSRKKGSTSLLMAGKLAECQEKDPANREIFIVEGDSAGGSAKQGRDRKTQAILPLRGKIMNVEKARFDKILGSEEIKQLIAALGCGIGKDEFDVEKLRYHKIIIMTDADVDGAHIRTLLLTFFYRQMLPVLQHGFIYIGQPPLFRLGRGKKEKYFLEEADLNSYLFQEASKKMSIGFVDSDTFIEGEEMVTLLEKISTYERIVNYLSRMNIWEDMLHYLLTHKVKSADQFSDKEFVERLVRELDSEKLIIGNIRSCRWRPDCYEVDIAIRGKVQEMVTLGPEIPLIKEYRSALDLFPLLKEYIESAFILRLSPKGGQEKDIPCDNWKKMVETVRTESFRGSHLQRYKGLGEMNPEQLWETTMNPENRVLVRVNIEDAEKADDMFTTLMGDKVEPRREFIQNHALEVTDLDI; translated from the coding sequence GTGACTGAAGAAAAATCAAAGTATAGTGCGGAAAATATCAAAGTGCTTGACGGCCTGGAAGCTGTAAGGAAGAGACCGTCAATGTACATTGGTAACACGGCCCTTGAAGGTTTACACCATCTTATCTGGGAAGTGGTCGATAATAGTATAGATGAGGCTTTAGCCGGATATTGTAAAAGAATACGTGTAACCATTCATGAAGATAATGCGGTTTCGGTAGAAGATGACGGTAGAGGCATACCGGTAGAGCCCCACCCTACCGAGAAGATATCTGCTCTTGAACTGGTCATGACGACTTTACACGCCGGTGGAAAGTTTGATCATTCAACGTATAAGGTTTCAGGTGGTCTGCACGGGGTCGGTGTTTCCGTTGTCAATGCTCTGTCCATCGAGGCCTCGGCAAAAATCAAAAGAAACGGCAGTGCTTATCTGCAAAATTATGAACGTGGTCAGAAAATTGGAGATGTCGAAGTTATAGGGAGTACAGACAAAACGGGAACCCTCATAAAATTTAAGGCTGATCCTGAAATTTTCACTGAAACAACTTCATATGATTATGAACTTGTTAAAAACAGGCTGAGAGAACTGGCCTTTTTAAATAAGAATATCCGCATCTACCTCAAGGATGAACGAACCGGCGCCGAAGATAAATTTCATGCGGAAGGCGGAATAAATTCATATGTCGAGTATCTTAATAGAAAACGGACTCCCCTTATCCCCGAACCCATTTATATACGAGGCGAAAAGGACGATGTCATAGTAGAAATTTCGCTTCAGTATTTCGATGGCTATTCCGAGAGACTCTTTTCTTTCGTTAATAACATCAATACCCGTGAGGGCGGCAGTCATGTCGCCGGTTTCAGATCGGCGCTCACTAAATGTATCAACAGGTATGCCAGTGACGATATTATCCCAAAAAATCTGCGGGAAAAGATGGGTGGAGATGATGTTCGAGAGGGTCTTACCTGTGTAATTTCCGTACATGTCCCAAATCCTCAGTTTGAAGGGCAGACCAAAACCAAACTGGGTAATTCAGAGGTTAAATGGATAGTAGATTCGATCTGCACCGAAAAACTGGTGCTCTTTCTGGAGCAGAACCCTCAGATAGCCAAAAAAATTCTAACTAAGGCCGTTGAAGCTGCACGAGCACGGGAAGCTGCCAAAAGAGCACGTGATCTCAGTCGCAAGAAAGGGTCGACAAGCCTTCTTATGGCTGGAAAACTTGCTGAGTGTCAGGAAAAAGATCCGGCAAACCGGGAAATTTTCATAGTTGAGGGAGATTCGGCCGGTGGTTCCGCAAAACAGGGTCGTGACAGAAAAACCCAGGCCATACTGCCTCTACGCGGAAAAATTATGAATGTCGAAAAGGCCAGGTTCGACAAAATTCTCGGCAGTGAGGAAATAAAGCAGCTCATTGCAGCTTTAGGCTGCGGCATAGGAAAGGATGAATTTGACGTCGAAAAACTGAGGTATCATAAAATCATAATAATGACCGATGCCGACGTTGACGGTGCACATATACGTACACTGTTGTTAACATTCTTTTACCGGCAGATGCTGCCGGTCCTGCAGCATGGTTTTATCTACATCGGACAACCGCCCTTATTCAGACTAGGCAGAGGGAAAAAGGAAAAATATTTTCTGGAGGAGGCCGATCTGAACAGCTATCTCTTCCAGGAAGCCAGCAAAAAAATGAGTATCGGCTTTGTAGACAGCGACACCTTCATAGAAGGTGAAGAAATGGTGACTTTGCTCGAAAAAATTTCTACCTATGAGCGTATTGTCAATTATCTGAGCCGTATGAACATCTGGGAAGATATGCTGCATTACCTGCTTACCCATAAAGTCAAATCTGCAGATCAGTTTAGCGATAAGGAGTTTGTCGAGCGTCTTGTCCGGGAATTGGACAGCGAGAAACTCATTATTGGAAACATCCGGTCCTGCCGGTGGCGCCCAGACTGTTATGAAGTGGACATTGCCATCCGTGGCAAAGTTCAGGAGATGGTTACTCTTGGCCCGGAAATCCCCCTGATAAAAGAGTATAGATCTGCTCTTGATCTCTTTCCTCTGCTGAAAGAGTACATAGAATCGGCCTTTATTCTGCGATTATCCCCAAAAGGTGGACAGGAAAAAGACATACCGTGTGATAATTGGAAAAAAATGGTCGAGACCGTTCGCACCGAATCATTTCGCGGCAGTCATCTGCAGCGTTACAAGGGTTTGGGTGAGATGAATCCGGAACAGCTTTGGGAAACCACCATGAATCCAGAAAATCGCGTCCTGGTGCGGGTAAACATTGAGGACGCTGAAAAGGCTGACGATATGTTTACTACGCTCATGGGTGATAAGGTTGAGCCGCGGCGGGAGTTTATCCAAAATCATGCTCTCGAAGTAACTGATCTCGACATATAA
- the dnaN gene encoding DNA polymerase III subunit beta, which produces MGLNCTVSKNELLEGLNSLQNITNKKGTLAILANVLIESSTDGIILTGTDLEVGSRLFVPAEIKEPGKLTLPSKKIFEIVRESGIGNIDLQETENSWAVIKAGLSTYNLAGIGSDEYPEFPEYEEDAFVSFEAHIFLDLIDKIIYSIASEQENIYSLTSVLFEKDKKEEQSYLRMISSDGHRLSIMEKDVATDVDQLNINEITLIPKKGIQELKKFCENRDTIEISFEKKQMVVRDGEAVMVIRLKQGEFPQYRAIVDAVKLDNCLEISRIPFLESLKRINLFTEDIFHTIQLKIENGSMVLTSQNADLGNAKDEQNVIYSGDPLILGFNCRYFIETLQVMECDTVKAYINSNNSPCLMKSDDDKGFLSIIMPMQL; this is translated from the coding sequence ATGGGACTAAACTGTACTGTTTCTAAAAATGAACTCCTGGAAGGCCTAAACAGTCTACAAAATATCACCAACAAAAAGGGGACACTTGCCATACTTGCCAATGTCCTCATAGAATCCTCAACGGATGGAATCATACTGACAGGTACGGACCTTGAGGTGGGATCGCGTCTCTTTGTTCCAGCAGAGATAAAGGAACCGGGCAAGCTGACACTTCCATCGAAAAAAATATTTGAGATAGTCAGAGAGTCTGGCATCGGCAATATAGACCTGCAGGAAACCGAGAACAGCTGGGCTGTGATAAAGGCCGGACTCAGTACGTATAACCTTGCCGGCATAGGAAGCGATGAGTATCCTGAATTCCCGGAATATGAAGAAGACGCTTTCGTTTCCTTTGAGGCTCACATCTTTCTTGATTTGATAGACAAGATTATCTACTCCATTGCCAGCGAGCAGGAGAATATTTATTCCTTAACTTCCGTTCTTTTTGAAAAGGATAAGAAGGAAGAGCAGTCGTATCTGCGCATGATTTCCTCAGATGGCCACAGACTTTCGATCATGGAAAAGGATGTCGCAACCGACGTAGATCAACTCAATATCAACGAAATAACCCTGATACCCAAAAAAGGTATCCAGGAGCTGAAGAAATTCTGCGAAAACAGGGATACCATAGAAATCTCCTTTGAGAAAAAACAGATGGTTGTCCGCGATGGTGAAGCTGTCATGGTCATTCGTCTTAAACAGGGTGAGTTTCCTCAATACAGGGCTATTGTCGACGCCGTCAAGCTTGATAATTGCCTGGAGATAAGCAGAATCCCTTTTCTTGAATCTCTGAAGCGGATCAACCTCTTTACCGAAGACATTTTTCACACCATTCAATTAAAAATTGAAAATGGGTCTATGGTGCTTACCTCACAAAATGCAGATCTGGGCAATGCCAAAGATGAACAAAATGTTATCTACTCAGGTGATCCTCTAATTCTAGGTTTTAACTGTAGATATTTTATTGAAACACTCCAGGTAATGGAATGTGATACGGTCAAGGCATATATAAACTCCAATAATAGCCCATGCCTTATGAAATCGGATGACGATAAGGGTTTTCTCAGTATCATCATGCCAATGCAGCTCTAA